One window from the genome of Hoplias malabaricus isolate fHopMal1 chromosome 18, fHopMal1.hap1, whole genome shotgun sequence encodes:
- the stt3a gene encoding dolichyl-diphosphooligosaccharide--protein glycosyltransferase subunit STT3A, translating to MTKLGFLRLSYEKQDTLLKLLILSMAAVLSFSTRLFSVLRFESVIHEFDPYFNYRTTRFLAEEGFYKFHNWFDDRAWYPLGRIIGGTIYPGLMITSAALYHVLHFFHITIDIRNVCVFLAPLFSSFTAIVTYHFTKELKDAGAGLLAAAMIAVVPGYISRSVAGSYDNEGIAIFCMLLTYYMWIKAVKTGSIYWSSICALAYFYMVSSWGGYVFLINLIPLHVLVLMLTGRFSHRIYVAYCTVYCLGTILSMQISFVGFQPVQSSEHMAAFGVFGLCQIHAFVDYLRSKLNAQQFEILFKSVISLVGFVLLSVGTVLMLTGKISPWTGRFYSLLDPSYAKNNIPIIASVSEHQPTTWSSYYFDLQLLVFMFPVGLYYCFNNLSDARIFIIMYGVTSMYFSAVMVRLMLVLAPVMCILSGIGVSQVLTTYMKNLDVSRTDKKSKKQQDSTYPIKNEVASGMILVMAFFLITYTFHSTWVTSEAYSSPSIVLSARGGDGSRIIFDDFREAYYWLRHNTPEDAKVMSWWDYGYQITAMANRTILVDNNTWNNTHISRVGQAMASTEERAYEIMRELDVSYVLVIFGGLTGYSSDDINKFLWMVRIGGSTDTGKHIKEHDYYTPTGEFRVDREGSPVLLNCLMYKMCYYRFGQVYTEAKRPPGYDRVRNAEIGNKDFELDVLEEAYTTEHWLVRIYKVKDLDNRGLSRT from the exons ATGACCAAGCTAGGCTTCTTGCGGCTGTCCTACGAGAAGCAGGACACGCTGCTGAAGCTCCTCATTCTGTCCATGGCAGCGGTGCTGT CGTTCTCCACCAGGCTCTTCTCTGTGTTGAGATTTGAAAGTGTCATCCACGAATTTGATCC CTATTTCAATTACCGCACCACACGGTTCTTGGCAGAGGAGGGCTTTTACAAGTTTCATAATTGGTTTGACGACCGTGCTTGGTATCCGCTCGGGAGGATCATTGGTGGCACCATCTATCCTG GTTTGATGATCACCTCCGCTGCCCTTTACCACGTATTGCACTTCTTCCACATCACCATCGACATCCGCAACGTGTGCGTGTTCCTGGCGCCACTCTTCTCCTCCTTCACAGCCATCGTCACCTACCACTTCACAAAGGAGCTCAAG GATGCAGGTGCTGGGCTTCTGGCCGCTGCCATGATCGCAGTCGTGCCTGGATACATCTCCCGATCGGTCGCAGGGTCCTATGATAACGAAG GTATTGCCATTTTCTGCATGCTGCTTACGTACTACATGTGGATCAAAGCAGTGAAGACGGGCTCCATTTACTGGTCATCCATTTGTGCTCTGGCTTACTTTTACATG GTTTCCTCATGGGGAGGTTACGTGTTCCTGATTAACCTGATCCCTCTGCATGTTCTGGTCCTGATGCTGACTGGACGGTTCTCTCACCGAATCTACGTGGCCTACTGCACTGTGTACTGCCTCGGCACCATCCTGTCTATGCAGATCTCTTTCGTAGGGTTTCAG cctGTCCAGTCCTCTGAGCACATGGCCGCGTTCGGTGTGTTCGGCCTGTGCCAGATCCACGCTTTCGTGGATTACCTGCGCAGCAAACTGAACGCCCAGCAGTTTGAGATCCTCTTCAAGAGTGTGATTTCCCTGGTCGGCTTTGTCCTGCTCTCTGTGGGAACCGTGCTGATGTTGACCG GAAAAATTTCTCCATGGACCGGACGTTTCTACTCCCTCCTGGACCCGTCTTACGCCAAGAACAACATCCCCATCATTGCCTCTGTCTCTGAGCACCAACCCACCACCTGGTCTTCATACTACTTTGACCTGCAGCTGCTGGTCTTCATGTTCCCTG TGGGtctgtattactgtttcaacaACCTGTCCGATGCCAGAATATTCATCATCATGTACGGCGTCACCAGCATGTACTTCTCAGCCGTGATG GTGCGTCTGATGCTGGTTCTGGCTCCAGTCATGTGCATCCTGTCTGGAATCGGGGTTTCTCAGGTGCTCACCACGTACATGAAGAACCTGGACGTCAGCCGAACTGACAAGAAGTCCAAGAAGCAGCAAGACTCCACCTATCCCATCAAGAACGAG GTGGCGAGTGGTATGATCTTGGTCATGGCTTTCTTCCTGATCACATACACCTTTCACTCCACCTGGGTGACCAGCGAGGCCTACTCCTCTCCGTCCATCGTGCTTTCGGCTCGTGGAGGAGACGGCAGCCGCATTATTTTTGATGACTTCAGAGAGGCTTACTACTGGCTTAGACACAACACccctgag gaTGCGAAGGTTATGTCCTGGTGGGATTATGGCTATCAGATAACAGCAATGGCTAATCGGACCATCCTGGTGGACAACAATACTTGGAACAATACGCACATCTCCAGAGTAGGACAG gctATGGCCTCCACAGAGGAGAGGGCCTATGAGATCATGCGGGAGCTGGATGTCAGCTATGTCTTGGTGATCTTCGGTGGACTGACTGGTTATTCATCTGATG ACATAAACAAGTTCCTCTGGATGGTGCGTATCGGAGGCAGCACTGATACGGGGAAACACATAAAGGAGCACGACTACTATACTCCCACTGGAGAGTTCCGTGTGGACAGGGAAGGCTCTCCCGTCCTGCTCAACTGCCTTATGTACAAGATGTGCTACTACCGCTTCGGCCAGGTCTACACCGAGGCCA AACGTCCTCCTGGTTACGACAGGGTTCGTAACGCTGAGATCGGCAACAAGGATTTCGAGCTGGACGTGCTTGAGGAGGCCTACACCACAGAGCACTGGCTGGTCAGGATATACAAG GTTAAAGATCTCGATAACCGAGGGCTGTCACGAACATAA
- the foxred1 gene encoding FAD-dependent oxidoreductase domain-containing protein 1 translates to MRWCKLLRALPGSVHKAAGGRSAALQPRSFNSSSHNHKDLFQDFESQVKAFREKLSVMTPGSDWSPITLTKGLPPERADIVIVGGGVIGWSIAYWLKKKERVREGVRVLLVEKDPTYSQASTVLSAGGIRQQFSLKENIQLSMASVDFMKNINNHLGVLNQDPIDLQFNHSGYLFLASEDVAHIMEENHVTQRELGAKVILLSPAQLKERFPWINTDGIALASYGLENEGWFDPWTLLNAFRCKAMSMGVYQCFGEVTGFRCSTQKAETVDGEDVNVKRIKYVNVRMPNSLEYQPVECAVVVNAAGAASGKIAEMLGIGHGPKDTVAGLSLPVEPRKRYVYVVHCPDGPGLECPFLIDYSGFYVRREGLGGNYITGKSPEETEEPDVSNLEVDHTFFHEKVWPLLCHRAPPFECLKVSGAWAGFYDYNSFDQNGIVGVHPLVNNMFFATGFSGHGLQQSPAVGRAVAELILDGGFQTIDLSAFDFRRILYQEPVRERNIV, encoded by the exons ATGAGGTGGTGCAAACTTCTCCGCGCCCTCCCCGGCTCGGTCCACAAAGCTGCGGGCGGCAGGTCTGCGGCGCTACAGCCGCGCAGCTTTAACAGCAGCTCACACAACCACAAAGACTTATTCCAAG ATTTCGAGAGTCAGGTGAAAGCATTCAGAGAGAAGTTGTCGGTGATGACGCCTGGCAGTGACTGGAGCCCCATTACACTGACCAAAGGCCTGCCCCCGGAGAGAGCGGACATCGTCATTGTGGGCGGAGGTGTGATCGGGTGGTCCATTGCCTACTGGCTGAAGAAGAAGGAGAGGGTCCGAGAAGGAGTGAGAGTGCTGCTGGTGGAGAAAGACCCCACT TATTCTCAAGCCTCCACTGTGCTCTCGGCCGGTGGAATTCGACAGCAGTTCTCCCTTAAAGAAAACATCCAGCTTTCTATGGCCTCGGTGGACTTCATGaagaatataaat AATCATCTTGGCGTGTTGAACCAAGACCCTATTGATCTGCAGTTTAATCATTCAGGTTACCTCTTCCTGGCCAGCGAAGATGTGGCTCACATTATGGAGGAGAACCATGTTACACAAAG AGAGCTTGGGGCTAAAGTCATTCTCCTGTCCCCAGCGCAGCTAAAAGAGAGATTTCCTTGGATCAACACAGACGGGATTGCTTTGGCATCTTATG GGCTGGAGAACGAAGGCTGGTTTGACCCTTGGACGCTGCTGAACGCTTTCCGATGCAAGGCCATGTCTATGGGAGTCTACCAGTGCTTTGGAGAAGTCACAG gaTTCAGATGCTCCACACAAAAAGCCGAAACTGTGGATGGAGAAGACGTAAACGTGAAAAGGATCAAATATGTCAAT GTGCGGATGCCCAACAGTTTGGAGTACCAGCCCGTGGAGTGTGCTGTTGTAGTGAACGCAGCAGGTGCAGCTTCAGGGAAAATCGCTGAAATGCTAGGAATCGGACACGGACCCAAAGACACCGTGGCTGGCCTTTCTTTACCTGTGGAACCCCGAAAGAG GTATGTTTATGTGGTGCATTGTCCAGACGGACCAGGTCTGGAGTGTCCATTTCTCATCGATTACTCTGGATTTTACGTGAGGCGAGAGGGGCTCGGAGGAAATTATATCACAGGGAAATCTCCAGAGGAG ACAGAGGAACCAGACGTTAGTAACCTGGAGGTGGACCACACGTTTTTTCATGAGAAGGTCTGGCCGCTCCTGTGCCATCGGGCTCCTCCCTTCGAGTGTCTGAAG gTGTCCGGAGCCTGGGCGGGATTTTACGACTACAACTCGTTTGATCAGAACGGCATCGTGGGCGTCCACCCACTGGTCAACAACATGTTCTTCGCCACGGGTTTCAGCGGTCATGGCCTTCAGCAGTCTCCAGCGGTCGGACGAGCCGTGGCTGAGCTCATTCTGGATGGAGGCTTTCAGACCATAGACCTCAGTGCCTTTGACTTTAGACGCATCCTTTACCAGGAGCCTGTGCGAGAGAGGAACATCGTGTGA